TTTAAAATCTTCCCTTCAACTATAGGTAATTTTTCAATTCTATTTTCCAATAGTATTTTTTTAGCTTCTTCAAAAGTAATATTTGGATTAGCAGTTATTAAATTTTCCTTTGTCATAACATCAGTAACTTTAAGAGATAAATCTTCACGATATTTTAAATCACGATTAGTAATAATACCTAATAATTCATTTTTATCATTTATTACAGGTAAACCAGAGATTCTATATTTTCTCATAAGATCATCAGCATCTTTTAGTATAGAATTAACATTAAGTGTAATAGGATTTGTAATCATACCACTTTCAGAACGCTTAACTTTATGAACTTCTTCAGCCTGTCTATCTATAGTCATATTCTTGTGTATAAAACCTATACCACCAACTCTAGCTAAGGCAATTGCAAGATTAGATTCTGTTACAGTATCCATAGCAGCACTAAGAATAGGCACATTAAGTGTAATTTCTTTTGTTAATTTAGTTTTTAAAATAACTTCACTAGGAATAACATTTGAAGCTTGTGGTATTAAAAGTACATCATCAAAGGTCAAACCTTCTTTAATAATTTTATTCAATTTTAGTCCCTCCTAACCAATTTATTATATTTTTTGTTTCAATAAAAGATTTACCATAAAAGAAATCTTTAGGATTATCTAACATTCCAGCATTAGCTGGATGATTGTGTATTATTTTTTTACCAGATAGTATATATTTTCCAAATTGAGCTGCATCTTTTCCCCAAATAAGATAAGTTATATTTGGATTTTTAAGAGAAATATATTTTATTAAATCTTTAAAAATATTATCCCAAAATTTATGGTGAGAGCCAGACTCTCCAATTTCAACAGTTAAGGCAGAATTTAAGAGTAGAGCTCCTTGACTTTCCCAAGATTTAAATAATTTATCTGGAGGTAAAATTTTAAATTTACCTACTTCTATGTCGAGTAAAATATCAGCAATATCCTTATATTCATTATTGTATGAAAAATAAAGTAATTTTAATATATTTTTAAGTGTTTTATTAACTAATTTGGTACCCCAAGATTTTGTCTTTATTTCAAAGGCAAGACCAGTAGCTATATTATATTGATAATAGGGATCTTTACCTATGATACATATCTTTTTATCAAAAAGACTGGTTTCAAAAGCTTTGAATATATTACTTTCATGTGGAGCATAATTTTTATTATTCATATTTAATTTTTTTATGAAGTTTTCAATAGTCGAGACCCTTTCTGTTGTGAAAAATTCTGTATAATCTGGATGAATATTGTACATTTTCATAAATTTACCTATAACAGAAGTATTGTCGTCATCAACTATTAATAAGGTTGCAATTTCTCCATCCTCACTTAGAGCATAAAGAGTATCTTCTTGATAAATTAATTTTTTTACTTCACTTTTGAAAATTTGAATTTTATTAATAACTTTGAATTTGTCGTTAGTAACTATAATTTCTCCCATAGAATTACCAAAATAGAACCATTCATCATCATTGGTTAAATAGGTTATTTTATAATCTGAAATGTGCTTATAATCATAAATTTCGCTAGTAGAAGCATCCCATATTTCAAGATAACCATTAAATTTTGTAGTTAATAAATTGATACCAACTAATTTCATAAATATATTGTTATCCAATGAAGTAATATTACTTATTTCTTCTAAGTCAGAAGTAAATATTTTAATATTATTTGAATTTTCATCAGTTTTTCTATTTTTTAGTATAATATTTTCATTATAGATACAAACAGAATAATTGTTTGAATATTCTTGTGAAAGTTTAAGGCTTAATCTTTTATTTGATAAAGTATCTATTAAATAAAGTGTTGAATCACTAGAGTTAATATATACAATTTTACCTAAAGGGCTAATAGCCATCGAGAGAATAGTGGCACTAGGTTTAAAAATACAAGCCATTATCTTTTTTGTAGAACTATCACATTTGTACACTTCATTTTTATTATTTGTTATATAAAAAGTAGAAGAAGCAAATAATTGATTCTCCTCTTTTATATAATTTATACTATCACAAAAACTTATTTTTCTTTTTAAGCACTTTGTTTCTTTATATTCATCATTGTAGAATATTAATTTTTCTCCTACGGTAATTAGATTATTCGTAAGAGGGTTTATTTCAAAATCTTTTGTTTTACAACTTGGTTTTATATAACATTTTAAGATAAGTTTCATAGTTAATTCCCACACTTAGATATTTCTATATATTTAATTTTAATTTTTAATTTATTAGTAAATAAATGTTCAAATTCTGTCATAATATTTTCATTTACTAAATCTGTACTATGTAAATCAGCTGTATGATAAGCAACTTTAAAATTTTTATGTTTATCTACAAGTTCAAGTACGGAATTATAATAAGCTAAATGGTCTGTTTTAAAGTATATTTTACCCCCAGCTTTTAGCAGAGGGTAAATTTTATCTAACAAATCATTTGAAATTATTCTCTTTTTTTCATTTTTTTCCCAAGGATCTGGAAAATTTATATAAAGACCAGCCAATTCATTTTCTGAAAATAGTTTATCTAATTGACTTGCATCAAAGCGAATAAATTTAATATTTTTAAGTTCTTTATTTTTAGCCTTTCTAGCTGAAAAGATAAGGCGTTTAAATCTTAATTCATCACCTATATAATTACAATTTGGTCTTCTTGTAGCTAGTTCTAATAAGAAATTAGCACTACCAGAACCTATTTCAAAATAAATATCATTTGTATTAGCAAAAATACTAGACCATTTGCCTTTGAATGAAAGTATTTCTTCTTGTGAGAAATATAGTAAATCTTCATAATTAGGCATTTGAAACATATAGGGATTATAATTAATCTTTTGTTTATTGAAAAAATATGTCCAAAGTTCTTTTCCCTTATATTCTATCATTAGTTTGCAACAGCTCCATCATCTACATATTTTTTTACTTCAGCATCCAAATTATATTTTTCTTTAATATCTTCTAAATATTTAGCAGTTTTTTCATTTAATTCTTTTTGGAATAAGTAACTTGAAATACGATTATATGCTTCTTGCATATCCATATTTTCAAAATCCTTTGTGTTGTCTACATAGTATCTACTAACTTTTTCTTCATTTATAACGATATCTTTTGAACAAATAACATTAACAAAGAATTTTAATCTGACTTCCTTTTTTAAAATATCAATATCATTTGCATTTTTATTATAAAAATCAGATTTTTTAGCTTCTTTATCTAGTAATTCAAAAAGAAGCATAGTTTTAATTAAATTAGGATCACCCTTTGTAAATACAATGTCTTCTTTCTTTAAAGTAACTGTATCTTCCATATTATGTACTAAAGAACTAACTAAGTCTTGTTCCAAACCGTAGTTAACTTCATTATTTAATTCATTTTTTATAATATCATGAGCCTTAGAAAAAGGTATTTTACTCTTTTCAAAGAATTCTTTATTTTCATTATATTTGTCAATAATAGCATTTTCAGTAACAATTACACGGGGTTCTACAGTTTTATGCATATAGAAATGGATAAGTTCATTTTTTTCAAGATATTTTAAATCTCTAAGTTCTGTTTCAGAAAAGTTGTAATTGTAACTTTCATTATATATAGCTCTTGAAACTAATAGATTAGTAATAGCCTCTTTGTTGTATTTCATGGCTTTTAATTCATCTTCAGTTAGTTCAAGTGTTAACATAAATATTCCTCCTTTATATATAAAAATGGTACCTAGGAAGGGACTTGAACCCTTATGGATTTCTCCGTCAGATTTTGAGTCTGATGCGTCTACCATTTCGCCACCCAGGCACCTAAAATTTATATCTTATTTTATAAGATTTTAATTAAAAAGTCAAGTCCATATTTAATTCAATTGGGCAGTGATCTGAGCCTAAAATATCTGAATGTATTTTAGAATCTATAAGTAAGGGTTTTAAATTGTCAGAGATTAAGAAATAGTCTATTCTCCAACCTGTATTTTTCGCTCTAGCATTTGCTCTATAAGACCACCAAGTATAAGCAAATTCCTTTGTTGGATAAAGATATCTAAAAGTATCTATATAAGCATTAGATATTAAATTATCAAATTTATTTCTTTCTTCTTTTGTGAAACCTGCATTTTTTGTATTGCTTTTTGGATTTTTAAGGTCAATTTCATTGTGAGCTACATTAAGATCACCACAAATAATAACTGCTTTTTTTTCTTTTAAGCTATTTAAATAGTCAAGAAATGCATCTTCCCAAGTCATTCTGTAATCTAATCTTAATAAACCATCTTTTGAATTAGGTGTATAAACAGTGACAAAGAAAAAAGTGTCATACTCAAGTGTTATAACCCGACCTTCTTTATCGTGTTCTTCTATTCCAATTCCATAGGTTATTGATAAGGGTTTTTTCTTTGTAAATATTGCTGTTCCTGAATAACCCTTTCTTTCTGCATAATTCCAATATATATAATAGTCATCTAGTGAAAAGTCAATTTGATTTGCAGAAAGTTTAATTTCTTGTAAGGCAATAATATCTGGCTTACTTTCAGCTAAAAAATCTAAAAAGCCTTTTTTTAAAACAGCTCTAAAACCATTCACATTCCATGAAATACATTTTAACATGTAGGATCACTATCCAATTCATGTATTAAATTATTTTTCTTCCAATATGCTGCTATGTATACAAAGGGTGTATCAGCAAGGGATACAATAAATTTAAGAGCATAAGTTGAAAAGATAAATTGAAGTAGAGTAGGTGTATCTACGACTCCAATAAAGGCTATAAGTGTAAAAGTAACACTATCTATAATTTGGCTGAAAATGGTACTAAAATTATTTCTTATCCAAATAGATCCAAAACTAGGAAATAGTTTTCTAATTGCTTGGTATGAGTACACATCTAAAAAGCTTGATATACCATAGGCAACAAGAGAGGCGAATGTTAGTCTATATAGAGGTGTAAATAGTACTTCTAAGTGAGGTTGTAATGTATCTATAGGAGTAGGTGAAATTTTAAGTGCGATATTCATTATAATAGTAACAAAAATCATTGTTAAAAAGCCCATCCCTACAATATGTTGTGCATATTTTTTACCATAATTTTCTGATAAAATATCAGCCACTAGGAATATACCACCATAGGCAATATTTCCCATTGTTGCATTTATTCCAAATAGACATATAAATTTATTAACTTGTATATTTGCAATAACAATTGAAAGAGGAATAAATAGCATAAGACCAATTTTCCCCCATTTTTTATAAGCATATAGTATGAAGCCATAATTAACAACTATGTATCCAAACCAAATAAGTTCATTTTTACCCATCAAAGTCTCCTTTTTTTTCTTTTGGTTAAATAATATCATAAAAGGTATGTAATTACAATATGATATATTAGTATAAATATAAAGGATTAACCCTTATTTATTTGAGTTAATCCTTCTTTTTTTTTAAAATTTATAATTAAATCTTAAACTATATTTTAGTTCTCTTTCATATGTAACACCAAATGTTGCTCCATATTTGTCTTTTTTATCTATTCCAACTTCTCCACCAACTTTTAAACTGTGTCTTCTATACCCAGGGATAGATAAATCATAATAATTATCTACACTAGAGAATTTCACTTTATTGGCTGTTGGATATAAGCTATTAATATCATAATGATATTCTAGATTTCCTTTAAGTGATAGGCATAAATTATTTTTTAATTTAATATCATACTTAGTATCTATTCCTATTTTAGGTGTTATGAAAAAGTATGAATGTTGCTTAGCACTTAGTTTAAGTGTAGGATCTGTTAAAGCAGTTTCATTAATATCAAGTATTTTATTATAACTAAGATTTACATTAATATAAGGTGTTAGTGTAAAGTTTTTTAATATGTCAATGTTATAACTTAATTTATTCTTAAAATCTATGTTATAACTCCAATAGTTTGCGTTATATTTATATTCTTTACCATTGATATTACTTACTCTATTAGTAATATGCTTGTTAATACCTAATTCTAATCTTGCTAAATATTTAGCCTTATATTCAGTTATTTCATGGTGTAGTCCGAATTTACCTGAACGGATTTCTTCATTTGAACCTAGTGAAGTAGGACCTGTAAATTTAAATTTAGAACAAATTAATCCAGCTGAGAAACCATATTTAGTAATTTTTGCTTCTCTATCATGTAAGTAAAGGAAACCATATGTAGTTTTATCATATGAAGATACACCAAAAGTTTCATCAATATGTTTATTCTTAGAATATATTATACTGAATTTATGAACTAAATCTGTAGCATTGTGAGAATTTAAAACTTCTTTATATGAATTATTAAATGTATCATCAACATCTAGCATTCTTTCTTGTATATTAGAGTATATGTCACCTCTTATATTAGCTATTGCATTTGTAAGTTCTTTTTTATTAGATATATTATCTAGATTTTTGAATATATCTGATTGCTTATATTTAGGTATATTAGCTCTTACTTTTTCTAAACTTTCACCTAATTTAATATTTTTTTCACCCTTAAGCATAATTGTATATGGTATACGAACCATCATAATATCATATGTCTTTGTATCAGGTTCAGTTTTACTAATTTTTGCTACCCATGAAGCAGATTGTGATGTAACATCACCAGAGAATTTACCAAAACCATTTTCAGTTCTAGGTCTGAATACATCTTTATAAACCAGCTTATTAACACTATTTCCCATAGAGAAATTAGAAGTTACAATAGCAGTACCAGCTATTGATTTTGCATCTATTATTGGTTTATTATCATGTTCAAAATCTAGGTACATATTGTTAATATCAACAGTTCCATTAACCTTTATTGTACCACCATTAACAACTTTAATATTGTTAGGGAATTTAACACTACCATTAAATTTAATATTTATATCCGCAATATTGGCTTTTTTATTCATTGTCTTTATTTTATCACTTGGAATATTACCAGCCCCACTTATAGTAGAGTCAAATGAGTGGAATATACCTGTAGAATTAGCATCAATATTAAATGTTCCTCTGTTAATTATTGTATTTTTACCATAAGCTGATATACCATATGATGATAGATTACTAATATTAAATGTAGCACCTTGTTCTATGGTAATATTACCAGTTGAGTCTTCATTAGTCATAATACCATAACTTCCATTTGAAACATTTATTGTACTACCATTTTTTATAGTTACATTTGAATGTCCCTTAGCAAAGATACCTATAGTTTCAGGTTTAGAAACATTTAAGGTACCTTTGAATGTAACATCTGAATTATCAGCATAAATACCTGCAGAATTTTTCTTTTCTCCAACAGTAATGTTACCGTTGTATGTTAAGTTACCATTTTTAGTATATATTCCTATGGCTTCACTACCAAGGTTCATATTTTCTATATTAGCAGTAATATTTCCTCTATTATTAGAGTCGTTTATATAATAAAGGGCATAACCTTTATTATCAACCTTAATATTTTTAGAAGTTATATTAACATTACCATTACCTTCTTTAAATATTCCAACAGCATCTTGACTAACAGTAATATCTCCACTTTGAGTAATATCTTTAGTACCTTTAGAATATATTCCTATACTATTAGAAGTAATATTACCATTAGATACTATTTCTGCTTCTTCAGAGTAGATTCCAACTGCATCTTTACCTGTAACACTAATATCACCTGTAGAATTTATTTCACCATTTTTACCTGCTAGACCTATAGCATTTTCTCCATTAATAGTTACCTTTCCAGTTGAAATAAGTTTATTATTTTCAACATAGATACCCTTAGCATTTTTACTAGTTACATTTAAACTTCCAGCATTTTTTACTTCTGCACCCTTACTATATACTCCTATACCATTTTCCAAGATAGTGGTACTAGAACCATTAAGACTAATTGTGCCTGTTCCATTCTTGTATACTCCAATAATATCCTTATTAACTACTAAGTTGTTGTTAAAAGTAATATCTCCAGTTTCTTTAGAATATATTCCAGCAGCACCTTCTTTTCCATCACTTATTGTCATAGCATTAGAAATAGTTACATTAGAATTTTTAGCCTTAACACCTATACCATCATTATTATCCAATGAAATCTTAGAACCATTAAGTGTTACAGTACCATCTTCAGAGTATATTCCTAGTCCTTTACTTGTAATATCACCAGTTTGTGTGATAGTAGCATGTTTTGAGTAAATACCGGCACTATTTTCACCACTAACACTAATATTATTTACATTAATTTTTCCTGTACCAGTAGAATATATACCAAATGATGTAGAACCAGATATATTAAGATCTTTTGCAAGAATATCTTGATTAGCTAAGTTATATATTCCATAATTATCCAAGCCTTTAATTTCTAAATTAGAAGCCTTAATTCCCTTACCTGTTCCTTTTGAATAAATATATATTTGGTTTGTTTTGTCAAGAGCAATATTGTTAACTTCAAATTCCTTATTTAAACTTTCTAGAACATAAGCTTTAGAGTTATTACCAATTAGGCTTACAGTAGGTAAAGTACCATTATAGTCATTTTGTATGTATAGACCTAAACCATTTTGAACATCTATTTTAAATTTGTCTATCTTACCTTCATTAATATATGCACCAGTTCCACTCGTTACATTAATTGTTGTTTCTTTATCTGCAGTAATAGTTGCCTTATCAGCTCCTAAACCTAGACCACCATTTACAGTTAAATTATCAAAATTATTTAAGGTTATAGTAGCCTTTTCTTTTGCATACACTAATTTTGAGTCTGTATCAGCTTTAATTTCACCTTCAAAAGTTACATTTTTTTCTCCTTGTGCATAAAGGGCAAGAGAGTTTTTACCTACAGTAATATTAGCTTTAACAGTAGCATCAGCATTTTTAAATGCTAAACCTGTACTCTTATCACCTACAGATATTTTAGAGCCTTCATTTATTGTATAATGAGCATTTTGAAGTCCAACACCCTTAGAATTATTAGCTAAATGAATATCTAAATTTGAAAGAGTAATATTTTTATTTTCTTCATAAGTATCATTAAGGATAAATAAACCAGTTTGATTATCTTTTTCGCTTGTAATCTTACCTACTGAATAGTTTGAATCACCAGAAATATTTTCTGAATAAATACCAACAGAATGTTCGCCATTTAAAGTAATTTCTGTATTTTTAAGATCTACTTTTTTAGTTAAGTAGATACCAACACCATTTTCTCCTATACTAATCTTATTACTTTCAACATTTACATTATCAGCATAAATACCTATAGTAGATTTCATACCATCTGAAGTAATGATTTCTCCGTTATTTTTTAATGTATTAGTACCAGTTCCAGTTGATTGTGCATATATTCCAGTAGCATTATCACTACATAGAGTTATTTTACCACTAGAAGAAAAATTATGATTTTTAGCATCTGTGTAATATAGCCCAATACCTAAAGAGTCTGTCTTAACAGAATATGAAATATCTGAAATAGCTTCTGCATTTCTAGAAATTAGCAGAGTACCCATACTATTTTCATCAAAGGTTAGTTTAGGGCCTAAAGTAAGCTTACCACCATTTTGATATATTGCAGTCGCTCTATTTGATAGGTGCATCTTAGTATTTTCAGTACCTATTTTTACATCTGCAGTACTATCAACAAAAATACCTGTACCTCCATCTATATTAAAGGAACTATCTTTAGTAACCAAATTACCTTTTGCTAAAATACCTATAGAATCTTTGCTTGTTTTAATAGTACCTGAATAATTAACTGTTGAATTTTCACTTACAGCAATACCAATAGTATGTTTAGCCTTATTTTCAATATTAACTTTTAAATCACCATTATATGTACTATCTGCATAAACACCTGTATTGTAATTAACACCATTTTCATCTTTATGACCTTCAGTTACTTCTACACTAGCACCATCTTTAAATGAAACTTTATTGTCTTTTAGATAAACACCTATAGAAGTTCTACCATTTGCTGTAGAAATTTTACTACTTATTTCTGTATTACCTGTAGCATAAAGGGATACTAGGTTATTAGGTAATTCTCCTTCTTTAACAGTTGGTTTTATTTCAAAATCAACTTTAGAATTATTTGCATAAACGGCAACAGCATTGTCATTTGTTAGATTTATAGACCCTCCTGTAACCATGTCTTTTCCGGCTTCTTTTAAATATATTCCTATATTATCAGCACTA
Above is a genomic segment from Sneathia sanguinegens containing:
- a CDS encoding uracil-DNA glycosylase encodes the protein MKLILKCYIKPSCKTKDFEINPLTNNLITVGEKLIFYNDEYKETKCLKRKISFCDSINYIKEENQLFASSTFYITNNKNEVYKCDSSTKKIMACIFKPSATILSMAISPLGKIVYINSSDSTLYLIDTLSNKRLSLKLSQEYSNNYSVCIYNENIILKNRKTDENSNNIKIFTSDLEEISNITSLDNNIFMKLVGINLLTTKFNGYLEIWDASTSEIYDYKHISDYKITYLTNDDEWFYFGNSMGEIIVTNDKFKVINKIQIFKSEVKKLIYQEDTLYALSEDGEIATLLIVDDDNTSVIGKFMKMYNIHPDYTEFFTTERVSTIENFIKKLNMNNKNYAPHESNIFKAFETSLFDKKICIIGKDPYYQYNIATGLAFEIKTKSWGTKLVNKTLKNILKLLYFSYNNEYKDIADILLDIEVGKFKILPPDKLFKSWESQGALLLNSALTVEIGESGSHHKFWDNIFKDLIKYISLKNPNITYLIWGKDAAQFGKYILSGKKIIHNHPANAGMLDNPKDFFYGKSFIETKNIINWLGGTKIE
- the trmB gene encoding tRNA (guanosine(46)-N7)-methyltransferase TrmB: MIEYKGKELWTYFFNKQKINYNPYMFQMPNYEDLLYFSQEEILSFKGKWSSIFANTNDIYFEIGSGSANFLLELATRRPNCNYIGDELRFKRLIFSARKAKNKELKNIKFIRFDASQLDKLFSENELAGLYINFPDPWEKNEKKRIISNDLLDKIYPLLKAGGKIYFKTDHLAYYNSVLELVDKHKNFKVAYHTADLHSTDLVNENIMTEFEHLFTNKLKIKIKYIEISKCGN
- a CDS encoding exodeoxyribonuclease III, which translates into the protein MLKCISWNVNGFRAVLKKGFLDFLAESKPDIIALQEIKLSANQIDFSLDDYYIYWNYAERKGYSGTAIFTKKKPLSITYGIGIEEHDKEGRVITLEYDTFFFVTVYTPNSKDGLLRLDYRMTWEDAFLDYLNSLKEKKAVIICGDLNVAHNEIDLKNPKSNTKNAGFTKEERNKFDNLISNAYIDTFRYLYPTKEFAYTWWSYRANARAKNTGWRIDYFLISDNLKPLLIDSKIHSDILGSDHCPIELNMDLTF
- a CDS encoding queuosine precursor transporter yields the protein MGKNELIWFGYIVVNYGFILYAYKKWGKIGLMLFIPLSIVIANIQVNKFICLFGINATMGNIAYGGIFLVADILSENYGKKYAQHIVGMGFLTMIFVTIIMNIALKISPTPIDTLQPHLEVLFTPLYRLTFASLVAYGISSFLDVYSYQAIRKLFPSFGSIWIRNNFSTIFSQIIDSVTFTLIAFIGVVDTPTLLQFIFSTYALKFIVSLADTPFVYIAAYWKKNNLIHELDSDPTC